The Bacillota bacterium genome segment ACTGGAAAAGTAAATCTGGCTTCTATTCTACTTTAATCAGCATTGCGTCACCCTGGGCGATTCCACTGCATATACAAGCGATGCCATATCCGCCTCCACGGGCCCGCAGAGCAAAAACAAGGTGCATTAAAATTCGTGCCCCACTTGCTCCAATCGGATGACCAAATGCAATTGCTCCTCCATCAACGTTCACCCGTTTGGTATCCCATCCAGCGATTTGCGTACTAACTAACACTACTGCAGCAAAGGCCTCATTAACCTCAAACAGGCTGATATCATCAACAGTCATTCCTTTTTGTTTCAAAAGTTTAAGAGTTGCTAGGCCGGGAACTGTTGCCATATATCGTGCTTCCTGGCTTACTTCAGCATGGCCAACAATAGTCGCCAACGGTTTGAGCCCCAGCTCGATCGCTTTCTCCTTGGCCATCAGTACAAGCGCACCCGCACCATCGTTAACACCCGGAGCATTGCCAGCAGTAACTGACCCGTCCTGAGCGAAAACCGGCGGTAGCTTGGCCAATCCTTCCAACGTCGTATCTGGCCGCGGCGCTTCATCTGTATCAATAATGGTTAAACTTTTTTTATCACGGATCTCTACTGGGACAATTTCATCTTTTAAGCGGCCGTTCTTGATCGCGTCAGAAGCGTACAGTTGGCTGCGCAGTGCCCATTCATCCTGCTCCTCGCGACTGATTTTAAACTCCTTACATTGTTCTGACGCAAGAGCAGCCATATGCCGGTCATAGAATGGACACCATAAACCATCATAAACCATCAGATCAACCACTCTTTTATCCATCATTCTGGCTCCCCACCGCATATCTGGCAGAGCATAAGGCGCATTACTCATGCTCTCCATGCCGCCCGCGACCACAATATCGGCTTCACCAAGCCGAATCTTCATATCGGCTAATGCCACACTAATCAAACCAGACGCACAGACTTTATTGACAGTGATTGATGGTACTTCCCAGGGAATTCCTGCTTTCCGCGCCGCCTGTCGCGATGGAACCTGCCCGCAGCCACCCTGGAGAACCTGGCCCATGTATACATAGTCAACCTGCTCTGGCGCAATACCAGCGCGTTTTACCGCCTCAGCAATGACTATTCCCCCCAAATCGACCGCCTTTAGCGATTTTAATCCCCCACCA includes the following:
- a CDS encoding acetyl-CoA C-acetyltransferase — protein: MRETVIVNAARTPFGRFGGGLKSLKAVDLGGIVIAEAVKRAGIAPEQVDYVYMGQVLQGGCGQVPSRQAARKAGIPWEVPSITVNKVCASGLISVALADMKIRLGEADIVVAGGMESMSNAPYALPDMRWGARMMDKRVVDLMVYDGLWCPFYDRHMAALASEQCKEFKISREEQDEWALRSQLYASDAIKNGRLKDEIVPVEIRDKKSLTIIDTDEAPRPDTTLEGLAKLPPVFAQDGSVTAGNAPGVNDGAGALVLMAKEKAIELGLKPLATIVGHAEVSQEARYMATVPGLATLKLLKQKGMTVDDISLFEVNEAFAAVVLVSTQIAGWDTKRVNVDGGAIAFGHPIGASGARILMHLVFALRARGGGYGIACICSGIAQGDAMLIKVE